One stretch of Lemur catta isolate mLemCat1 chromosome 2, mLemCat1.pri, whole genome shotgun sequence DNA includes these proteins:
- the KDELR2 gene encoding ER lumen protein-retaining receptor 2 isoform X2 — protein MNIFRLTGDLSHLAAIVILLLKIWKTRSCAGISGKSQLLFALVFTTRYLDLFTSFISLYNTSMKLIYIACSYATVYLIYMKFKATYDGNHDTFRVEFLVVPVGGLSFLVNHDFSPLEYSRERSSVCQRKCQRPSPASVLQGARTEFLPQQRHKMLDTEKQKLNSFVADSHQWLCKNTEEKNQKVSV, from the exons ATGAACATCTTCCGGCTGACCGGGGACCTGTCCCACTTGGCGGCCATTGTCATTCTGCTGCTGAAAATCTGGAAGACGCGCTCCTGCGCCG gtaTTTCTGGGAAAAGCCAGCTTCTGTTTGCACTGGTCTTCACAACTCGTTACCTGGatctttttacttcatttatttcgTTATATAATACATCTATGAAG cttaTCTACATTGCCTGCTCCTATGCCACAGTATACCTGATCTACATGAAATTTAAGGCTACCTACGATGGAAATCACGATACCTTCCGAGTGGAGTTTCTGGTGGTCCCTGTGGGAGGCCTCTCATTCCTAGTCAATCATGATTTTTCTCCACTTGAG TACTCAAGGGAAAGAAGCTCAGTTTGCCAGCGTAAGTGCCAAAGACCATCACCAGCATCTGTCCTTCAGGGTGCTCGGACAGAATTCTTACCACAGCAAAGGCATAAGATGCTTGATACGGAAAAACAGAAACTTAACTCTTTTGTTGCAGATAGTCATCAGTGGCTCTGTaagaacacagaggaaaagaaCCAGAAGGTTTCTGTTTAA
- the KDELR2 gene encoding ER lumen protein-retaining receptor 2 isoform X1, translated as MNIFRLTGDLSHLAAIVILLLKIWKTRSCAGISGKSQLLFALVFTTRYLDLFTSFISLYNTSMKLIYIACSYATVYLIYMKFKATYDGNHDTFRVEFLVVPVGGLSFLVNHDFSPLEILWTFSIYLESVAILPQLFMISKTGEAETITTHYLFFLGLYRALYLVNWIWRFYFEGFFDLIAVVAGVVQTILYCDFFYLYITKVLKGKKLSLPA; from the exons ATGAACATCTTCCGGCTGACCGGGGACCTGTCCCACTTGGCGGCCATTGTCATTCTGCTGCTGAAAATCTGGAAGACGCGCTCCTGCGCCG gtaTTTCTGGGAAAAGCCAGCTTCTGTTTGCACTGGTCTTCACAACTCGTTACCTGGatctttttacttcatttatttcgTTATATAATACATCTATGAAG cttaTCTACATTGCCTGCTCCTATGCCACAGTATACCTGATCTACATGAAATTTAAGGCTACCTACGATGGAAATCACGATACCTTCCGAGTGGAGTTTCTGGTGGTCCCTGTGGGAGGCCTCTCATTCCTAGTCAATCATGATTTTTCTCCACTTGAG ATTTTATGGACCTTCTCCATCTACCTTGAATCAGTGGCTATCCTCCCACAGCTCTTTATGATTAGCAAGACTGGCGAGGCCGAGACCATCACCACCCACTACCTGTTCTTCCTGGGCCTCTATCGAGCTTTGTATCTTGTCAACTGGATCTGGCGCTTCTACTTTGAGGGCTTCTTTGACCTCATTGCTGTTGTGGCCGGCGTAGTCCAGACCATTCTATACTGTGACTTCTTCTACTTGTACATTACAAAAG TACTCAAGGGAAAGAAGCTCAGTTTGCCAGCGTAA